The following coding sequences are from one Apodemus sylvaticus chromosome X, mApoSyl1.1, whole genome shotgun sequence window:
- the Hcfc1 gene encoding host cell factor 1 isoform X1: protein MASAVSPANLPAVLLQPRWKRVVGWSGPVPRPRHGHRAVAIKELIVVFGGGNEGIVDELHVYNTATNQWFIPAVRGDIPPGCAAYGFVCDGTRLLVFGGMVEYGKYSNDLYELQASRWEWKRLKAKTPKNGPPPCPRLGHSFSLVGNKCYLFGGLANDSEDPKNNIPRYLNDLYILELRPGSGVVAWDIPITYGVLPPPRESHTAVVYTEKDNKKSKLVIYGGMSGCRLGDLWTLDIETLTWNKPSLSGVAPLPRSLHSATTIGNKMYVFGGWVPLVMDDVKVATHEKEWKCTNTLACLNLDTMAWETILMDTLEDNIPRARAGHCAVAINTRLYIWSGRDGYRKAWNNQVCCKDLWYLETEKPPPPARVQLVRANTNSLEVSWGAVATADSYLLQLQKYDIPATAATATSPTPNPVPSVPANPPKSPAPAAAAPAVQPLTQVGITLVPQAATAPPSTTTIQVLPTVPGSSISVPTAARTQGVPAVLKVTGPQATTGTPLVTMRPASQAGKAPVTVTSLPASVRMVVPTQSAQGTVIGSNPQMSGMAALAAAAAATQKIPPSSAPTVLSVPAGTTIVKTVAVTPGTTTLPATVKVASSPVMVSNPATRMLKTAAAQVGTSVSSAANTSTRPIITVHKSGTVTVAQQAQVVTTVVGGVTKTITLVKSPISVPGGSALISNLGKVMSVVQTKPVQTSAVTGQASTGPVTQIIQTKGPLPAGTILKLVTSADGKPTTIITTTQASGAGTKPTILGISSVSPSTTKPGTTTIIKTIPMSAIITQAGATGVTSSPGIKSPITIITTKVMTSGTGAPAKIITAVPKIATGHGQQGVTQVVLKGAPGQPGTILRTVPMGGVRLVTPVTVSAVKPAVTTLVVKGTTGVTTLGTVTGTVSTSLAGAGAHSTSASLATPITTLGTIATLSSQVINPTAITVSAAQTTLTAAGGLTTPTITMQPVSQPTQVTLITAPSGVEAQPVHDLPVSILASPTTEQPTATVTIADSGQGDVQPGTVTLVCSNPPCETHETGTTNTATTTVVANLGGHPQPTQVQFVCDRQEAAASLVTSAIGQQNGNVVRVCSNPPCETHETGTTNTATTATSNMAGQRGCSNPPCETHETGTTSTATTAMSSMGTGQQRDTRRATNTPTVVRITVAPGALERAQGTVKPQCQTQQTNMTNTTMTVQATGAPCSAGPLLRPSVALEAGNHSPAFVQLALPNVRVGLSGPSSKDMPTGRQPETYHTYTTNTPTTARSIMVAGELGAARVVPTSTYESLQASSPSSTMTMTALEALLFPSATVTQVCSNPPCETHETGTTNTATTSNAGSAQRVCANPPCETHETGTTHTATTATSNGGTGQPEGGQQPSSGHPCETHQTTSTGTTMSVSVGALIPDATPSHGTLESGLEVVAVPTVTSQAGATLLASFPAQRVCSNPPCETHETGTTHTATTVTSNMSSNQDPPPAASDQGEVASTQGDSANITSASAITTSVSSTLPRAVTTVTQSTPVPGPSVPNISSLTETTPGALNSEVPIPATITVTIANTETSDMPFSAVDILQPPEELQVSPGPRQQLPPRQLLQSASTPLMGESTEVLSASQTPELQAAVDLSSTGDPSSGQEPTTSAVVATVVVQPPPPSQSEVDQLSLPQELMAEAQAGTTTLMVTGLTPEELAVTAAAEAAAQAAATEEAQALAIQAVLQAAQQAVMAGTGEPMDTSEAAAAVTQAELGHLSAEGQEGQATTIPIVLTQQELAALVQQQQQLQEAQAQAQQQHHLPTEALAPADSLNDPSIESNCLNELASAVPSTVALLPSTATESLAPSNTFVAPQPVVVASPAKMQAAATLTEVANGIESLGVKPDLPPPPSKVPVKKENQWFDVGVIKGTSVMVTHYFLPPDDAVQSDDDSGTVPDYNQLKKQELQPGTAYKFRVAGINACGRGPFSEISAFKTCLPGFPGAPCAIKISKSPDGAHLTWEPPSVTSGKIIEYSVYLAIQSSQASGEPKSSTPAQLAFMRVYCGPSPSCLVQSSSLSNAHIDYTTKPAIIFRIAARNEKGYGPATQVRWLQETSKDSSGTKPASKRPMSSPEMKSAPKKSKADGQ from the exons ATGGCTTCGGCTGTGTCCCCCGCTAACTTGCCAGCGGTGCTTCTGCAGCCCCGCTGGAAACGGGTGGTGGGCTGGTCGGGTCCCGTGCCCCGACCCCGCCACGGCCACCGTGCAGTGGCTATCAAGGAGCTTATAGTAGTGTTTGGCGGAGGCAACGAGGGGATAGTGGACGAACTACACGTGTACAACACTG cgACCAACCAGTGGTTCATCCCAGCTGTGAGAGGGGATATCCCTCCAGGGTGTGCAGCCTATGGCTTTGTGTGTGATGGTACTCGCCTACTGGTGTTTGGTGGAATGGTAGAGTATGGAAAATACAGCAACGACCTCTATGAACTCCAG GCAAGTCGCTGGGAATGGAAGAGACTGAAGGCAAAGACACCCAAAAATGGGCCTCCTCCGTGTCCTCGGCTTGGACATAGCTTCTCTCTTGTGGGCAACAAATGTTACCTGTTTGGGGGTCTTGCCAATGATAGTGAGGACCCCAAGAACAACATTCCGAG GTACCTGAATGACTTATATATTCTCGAACTACGGCCAGGCTCTGGAGTGGTAGCTTGGGACATCCCCATCACTTATGGTGTCCTCCCTCCACCCCGGGAGTCACATACTGCTGTGGTCTACACTGAAAAAGATAACAAGAAATCCAAGCTGGTGATCTATGGAGGGATGAGTGGCTGCAGGCTAGGGGACCTTTGGACCCTGGACATTG AGACATTGACATGGAATAAGCCCAGCCTTAGTGGGGTGGCACCCCTTCCTCGCAGCCTCCACTCTGCAACCACCATAGGAAACAA AATGTATGTATTTGGCGGCTGGGTGCCCCTTGTCATGGATGATGTCAAAGTGGCCACACACGAGAAGGAGTGGAAGTGTACCAACACACTGGCTTGTCTCAACCTGG ATACCATGGCCTGGGAAACCATCCTGATGGATACATTGGAGGACAACATTCCTCGAGCTCGAGCAGGCCACTGTGCTGTAGCCATCAATACTCGTCTGTACATTTGGAGTGGCCGTGATGGCTACCGCAAAGCCTGGAACAACCAGGTCTGCTGCAAGGACCTGTGGTATCTGGAAACAG AAAAGCCACCACCTCCAGCCCGAGTACAACTAGTTCGAGCTAACACCAACTCACTGGAAGTTAGCTGGGGTGCAGTGGCAACAGCCGACAGTTACCTTCTACAACTCCAGAAATATGACATTCCTGCCACAGCTGCTACGGCTACCTCCCCCACTCCCAATCCAGTCCCGTCTGTGCCTGCCAACCCTCCCAAGAGCCCTGCACCAGCAGCAGCTGCACCTGCTGTACAGCCACTGACCCAAGTAGGCATCACACTTGTGCCCCAGGCTGCCACTGCACCCCCAAGCACAACCACCATCCAGGTCTTGCCGACAGTTCCAGGCAGCTCCATTTCTGTTCCCACTGCAGCCAGGACTCAAG GTGTCCCTGCTGTTCTCAAAGTGACTGGTCCTCAAGCTACAACAGGAACACCACTGGTTACCATGAGACCTGCAAGCCAGGCTGGAAAAGCTCCTGTCACTGTGACTTCCCTGCCTGCCAGTGTGCGAATGGTTGTACCCACACAGAGTGCCCAGGGGACG GTGATTGGCAGCAACCCACAGATGAGTGGAATGGCTGcattggctgctgctgctgccgccacacAGAAAATCCCTCCTTCCTCAGCACCCACGGTGCTAAGTGTTCCAGCAGGCACCACCATTGTCAAGACAGTGGCTGTGACACCTGGCACAACCACTCTTCCCGCCACTGTGAAGGTGGCCTCCTCCCCTGTCATG GTGAGCAACCCAGCCACGCGAATGCTAAAGACTGCAGCTGCCCAAGTGGGGACATCTGTGTCCTCTGCTGCCAACACATCTACCCGCCCTATCATCACAGTACACAAATCAGGGACTGTAACAGTGGCCCAGCAAGCCCAGGTGGTGACCACAGTGGTAGGCGGAGTCACCAAGACCATCACCCTAGTGAAGAGCCCCATCTCTGTCCCAGGAGGCAGTGCTCTG atttccaATCTGGGAAAAGTGATGTCAGTGGTCCAGACCAAACCAGTTCAGACTTCAGCAGTGACAGGCCAAGCATCTACAGGTCCTGTAACTCAGATCATCCAG ACCAAAGGACCCTTGCCAGCAGGGACTATCTTGAAGCTGGTAACATCAGCAGATGGCAAGCCCACAACCATCATTACCACCACACAGGCTAGTGGGGCAGGGACCAAGCCCACTATCCTGGGCATCAGTAGTGTCTCTCCCAGCACCACCAAACCTGGCACAACTACCATCATTAAGACCATTCCGATGTCGGCCATTATCACCCAGGCAGGCGCCACAG GTGTTACCAGCAGTCCTGGCATTAAGTCCCCCATCACAATTATCACCACAAAAGTGATGACTTCAGGAACAGGAGCACCTGCCAAAATCATCACTGCTGTCCCCAAGATTGCTACTGGCCATGGGCAACAAGGAGTGACCCAG GTGGTGCTAAAGGGGGCCCCTGGACAGCCAGGCACCATCCTCCGCACTGTGCCCATGGGCGGCGTTCGCCTGGTCACCCCTGTCACCGTCTCCGCTGTCAAGCCAGCTGTCACCACATTGGTTGTGAAGGGCACCACAG GTGTTACAACActaggcacagtgacaggcactgTCTCCACCAGCCTTGCCGGAGCTGGGGCACATAGCACCAGTGCTTCCCTGGCTACACCTATCACTACATTGGGTACCATTGCTACGCTCTCAAGCCAGGTGATCAACCCTACTGCTATCACAGTGTCCGCTGCACAGACTACACTAACAGCTGCTGGTGGGCTCACCACACCCACAATCACAATGCAG CCCGTCTCCCAGCCTACCCAGGTGACTCTGATCACAGCACCCAGTGGGGTTGAGGCACAGCCTGTACATGACCTTCCTGTGTCAATTTTGGCCTCACCTACTACAGAGCAGCCCACAGCAACAGTTACCATTGCTGACTCAGGCCAGGGTGATGTACAGCCTGGCACTGTGACACTTGTGTGTTCCAACCCACCCTGTGAAACCCATGAAACAGGCACCACCAACACAGCTACCACCACTGTTGTGGCTAACCTTGGGGGACATCCTCAACCTACCCAGGTGCAATTTGTTTGTGACAGACAGGAGGCAGCTGCTTCACTTGTGACCTCAGCTATTGGACAACAGAATGGTAACGTCGTCCGTGTCTGTTCAAATCCCCCCTGTGAGACCCATGAGACAGGCACCACCAACACTGCCACAACAGCCACCTCCAACATGGCTGGGCAGCGTGGCTGCTCGAACCCCCCCTGCGAGACTCATGAGACAGGCACCACCAGCACTGCCACTACAGCAATGTCCAGCATGGGCACTGGGCAGCAGCGAGACACTCGTCGTGCCACTAACACCCCCACTGTAGTGCGGATCACTGTGGCTCCTGGGGCATTGGAGAGAGCCCAGGGTACTGTGAAGCCTCAGTGCCAAACCCAGCAGACCAACATGACCAACACCACCATGACTGTGCAGGCCACTGGAGCTCCATGCTCAGCTGGCCCACTGCTCAGGCCAAGTGTGGCACTGGAGGCTGGGAACCACAGCCCTGCCTTTGTGCAGCTAGCTCTTCCAAATGTCAGAGTTGGGCTAAGTGGCCCCAGCAGCAAGGACATGCCCACAGGGCGCCAACCAGAGACATATCATACTTACACAACCAATACCCCAACTACAGCCCGCTCTATCATGGTTGCTGGGGAGCTTGGTGCAGCTCGGGTAGTTCCCACATCTACGTATGAGAGCCTCCAGGCAAGCTCTCCTAGTAGCACCATGACTATGACAGCCCTAGAGGCACTGCTATTCCCTTCGGCTACTGTGACCCAAGTCTGCTCCAACCCGCCATGTGAGACCCATGAGACGGGTACCACCAACACCGCCACTACCTCCAATGCGGGCAGTGCTCAGCGAGTATGCGCCAACCCGCCTTGTGAGACTCATGAGACgggcaccacacacacagctACCACTGCCACATCAAATGGAGGTACAGGCCAGCCTGAGGGTGGACAACAGCCTTCCAGTGGCCATCCCTGCGAGACACACCAGACCACTTCTACTGGCACCACTATGTCAGTCAGTGTGGGTGCCCTGATTCCTGATGCCACTCCCTCTCATGGAACCCTGGAGTCTGGCTTAGAGGTGGTAGCAGTGCCAACTGTTACCTCCCAGGCTGGTGCCACATTGCTGGCCTCTTTCCCAGCACAGAGGGTATGCTCCAACCCTCCTTGTGAGACCCACGAGACAGGTACAACGCACACGGCCACTACTGTCACCTCTAACATGAGCTCAAACCAAG ACCCTCCACCAGCTGCCAGTGACCAAGGAGAGGTGGCGAGCACCCAAGGTGACAGTGCAAATATCACCAGTGCCAGTGCTATTACTACAAGTGTGTCTTCTACACTGCCAAGAGCAGTGACCACTGTGACACAGTCTACACCAGTCCCAGGTCCCTCTGTGCCG AACATCTCATCATTGACTGAGACTACCCCAGGGGCTCTGAATTCCGAAGTCCCCATCCCAGCCACGATAACAGTGACCATAGCCAACACAGAAACTTCTGACATGCCCTTCTCTGCTGTTGACATCCTGCAGCCCCCAGAGGAACTCCAGGTCTCACCAGGGCCACGCCAGCAGCTGCCTCCACGGCAACTCCTGCAGTCTGCCTCCACACCCCTGATGGGGGAGTCCACCGAGGTCCTGTCAGCCTCCCAGACCCCTGAGCTCCAGGCCGCCGTGGATCTGAGCAGCACTGGGGACCCATCTTCAGGCCAGGAGCCTACCACCTCTGCTGTCGTGGCTACTGTGGTGGTCcaaccacccccaccctcccagtcTGAAGTAGACCAGTTATCACTTCCCCAAGAGCTAATGGCTGAAGCCCAGGCAGGCACCACAACCCTTATGGTTACAGGGCTTACTCCAGAGGAGCTGGCAGTGACTGCTGCTGCTGAAGCAGCTGCTCAAGCTGCAGCCACTGAAGAAGCCCAAGCCTTAGCCATCCAGGCTGTGCTCCAGGCCGCACAGCAGGCTGTCATGG CAGGCACTGGGGAGCCCATGGATACatctgaagcagcagcagcagtgacacaAGCAGAACTGGGTCACCTTTCAGCTGAAGGCCAAGAGGGTCAGGCTACCACCATACCCATTGTGCTGACACAGCAGGAGCTTGCAGCCCtggtgcagcagcagcagcagctccaggagGCTCAAGCTCAAGCCCAGCAACAGCACCACCTTCCCACTGAGGCTCTGGCCCCAGCTGACAGTCTCAATGACCCATCCATCGAGAGCAACTGCCTCAACGAGTTAGCTAGTGCTGTCCCCAGCACTGTGGCCTTGCTACCCTCAACAGCTACCGAGA GCCTGGCCCCATCTAACACATTTGTGGCTCCCCAGCCTGTTGTTGTAGCCAGTCCAGCAAAGATGCAGGCTGCAGCTACCCTTACTGAAGTGGCCAATGGCATCGAGTCCTTGGGTGTG AAACCGGACTTGCCACCTCCACCCAGCAAAGTCCCTGTGAAAAAGGAGAACCAGTGGTTTGATGTAGGGGTCATTAAGGGTACAAGTGTAATGGTGACACACTATTTTCTGCCACCAGATGATGCTGTTCAGTCAGAT GATGACTCGGGCACAGTCCCAGACTATAACCAGCTAAAGAAGCAGGAGCTGCAGCCAGGCACGGCTTATAAATTTCGAGTTGCTGGAATCAATGCTTGTGGCCGGGGGCCCTTCAGTGAGATCTCAGCCTTTAAGACTTGTCTGCCTGGGTTCCCAGGGGCTCCTTGTGCTATTAAAATCAGCAAG AGCCCAGATGGTGCTCACCTCACCTGGGAGCCACCATCTGTGACCTCCGGCAAGATCATCGAGTACTCTGTGTACCTGGCCATCCAGAGTTCACAGGCCAGTGGTGAGCCCAAGAGCTCCACCCCAGCCCAGCTGGCCTTCATGCGAGTATACTGTGGGCCTAGCCCTTCCTGCCTAGTGCAGTCCTCCAGCCTCTCCAATGCCCACATTGACTATACTACAAAGCCTGCCATCATCTTCCGCATTGCTGCCCGAAATGAAAAAGGCTATGGCCCCGCCACACAAGTGAGGTGGTTGCAAG AAACCAGTAAAGATAGCTCTGGCACCAAGCCAGCGAGCAAGCGGCCCATGTCGTCTCCAGAAAT GAAATCTGCTCCAAAGAAGTCTAAGGCTGATGGTCAGTGA